The following coding sequences are from one Desulfosporosinus orientis DSM 765 window:
- the nlpM gene encoding nif11-like peptide radical SAM maturase, with translation MKPEDKALRLAEKRKRKKDSALSSKDITPFHLFYHQGSPFVINIERMCAKAIDSPTAKILESLSAQPEVLLSAGAEKKLKEVGIISEGWEKKQRPVRTEPYPIINMCLFLTQSCNLNCVYCYGNGGEYGTGGSLEEKTAYQAVDWLIEQSREMKKIHLGFFGGEPLLKFPLMKEIVAYTNKRVQETGKEVRFHCTTNATLLDDEQIAFIRDHNISVMISIDGPREIQNAQRPFTNGQGSYDIIVPKIKKLLDFLPDTPGHAVIVGNTDPQVVKDEMKEIGFQKISVITSSQNLFCGEADKQKAERDTSNLLDILEQEAETWISLTRSRDARALMELKNKSFLYFGLITLFHNKKLYYACSAGLGMVAVSVTGDVYLCQRFVGMADYKIGSVFESELNRGQYEESPARSNPVCTACLARYYCAGGCKHDNVGSRGSLTTPSEEICRLRRRELELAATIIGRLDPDDLAFLLGGDILPPKPCPLDF, from the coding sequence ATGAAGCCGGAGGATAAAGCCCTCCGGCTGGCCGAAAAACGCAAAAGAAAGAAGGATAGCGCGTTGAGCAGCAAAGATATAACGCCCTTTCACCTGTTTTATCATCAGGGCAGCCCATTTGTCATTAATATTGAACGGATGTGCGCCAAGGCCATTGATAGTCCAACTGCCAAAATCCTAGAAAGCCTCTCCGCTCAGCCTGAAGTATTATTATCGGCCGGCGCAGAAAAAAAGCTGAAAGAAGTTGGCATCATTTCTGAAGGCTGGGAGAAAAAACAACGGCCGGTAAGAACAGAACCCTATCCCATCATCAACATGTGCCTTTTCCTAACCCAGTCCTGTAATCTAAACTGTGTTTACTGTTATGGAAACGGAGGGGAATACGGCACAGGCGGCAGTCTGGAAGAAAAGACAGCCTATCAGGCTGTGGACTGGCTAATTGAACAGTCGAGGGAAATGAAAAAAATTCATCTGGGCTTTTTTGGGGGAGAGCCTTTATTAAAGTTTCCACTAATGAAAGAAATTGTAGCGTACACTAATAAACGCGTTCAAGAGACTGGTAAAGAAGTGAGATTCCACTGCACGACCAATGCCACCCTTTTGGATGATGAACAAATCGCTTTTATTCGAGACCACAATATATCCGTCATGATCAGCATTGACGGTCCCCGGGAGATTCAGAACGCCCAACGCCCCTTTACCAACGGTCAAGGATCTTATGATATTATCGTACCCAAAATAAAGAAGCTGCTGGACTTCTTGCCCGATACCCCTGGTCATGCAGTAATTGTCGGCAATACCGATCCTCAAGTGGTTAAGGACGAAATGAAAGAAATCGGTTTTCAAAAAATATCGGTTATCACGTCTTCACAAAACCTCTTTTGCGGAGAAGCCGATAAGCAAAAAGCGGAGCGCGACACTTCCAACCTCCTGGATATTCTGGAGCAAGAGGCTGAAACGTGGATTAGCCTCACCCGAAGCAGAGACGCACGGGCCTTGATGGAGCTCAAGAATAAAAGTTTCTTATACTTTGGCCTAATCACTTTGTTCCATAACAAAAAATTGTATTATGCCTGCAGTGCTGGGCTGGGGATGGTCGCGGTCTCGGTTACAGGTGATGTCTATTTATGCCAGCGTTTTGTGGGAATGGCGGATTATAAAATCGGGTCCGTCTTCGAGTCTGAGCTGAACAGGGGACAATACGAGGAAAGTCCTGCCAGAAGCAACCCGGTCTGCACCGCCTGCCTGGCCCGGTATTATTGTGCCGGCGGCTGCAAACATGATAATGTAGGCTCCCGCGGCTCCTTGACTACACCATCGGAAGAGATCTGCCGATTGAGACGCCGGGAACTTGAACTGGCCGCCACGATCATTGGTCGCTTGGACCCTGATGATCTGGCTTTCCTGCTAGGAGGGGATATACTCCCCCCGAAACCCTGCCCCCTTGATTTTTAA
- a CDS encoding Nif11-like leader peptide family natural product precursor: MSTESARKFIERLKTDEGFNSKIRECHTAEERMTLAKEAGFSFTPEEIKEIRKEQLSDSELDAVAGAGCRENLFCDSLYY, translated from the coding sequence GTGAGTACAGAATCAGCAAGGAAATTTATCGAAAGGTTAAAAACAGACGAAGGGTTCAACAGCAAGATAAGAGAATGCCATACTGCCGAGGAGCGCATGACCTTAGCGAAGGAAGCCGGGTTTAGCTTTACGCCTGAAGAGATCAAAGAAATCCGGAAAGAGCAGCTCAGTGACAGTGAGCTTGATGCCGTTGCAGGTGCCGGGTGCAGGGAGAATCTTTTCTGTGACAGCCTATATTATTAA
- a CDS encoding Nif11-like leader peptide family natural product precursor — MSIESAKAYVAKLKTDEGFANKVKAFPNAEERLAFVKESGFDFTPEEIKQVDEELSDSELDMVAGGDHWCENAFCWTFGC, encoded by the coding sequence ATGAGTATTGAATCAGCAAAAGCTTACGTAGCGAAGCTCAAGACGGATGAGGGTTTTGCCAATAAGGTTAAGGCCTTCCCGAATGCCGAGGAACGCTTAGCGTTCGTGAAAGAATCAGGTTTCGATTTTACGCCGGAAGAAATTAAACAAGTGGATGAAGAACTTAGCGATAGTGAGCTGGACATGGTTGCCGGCGGCGATCATTGGTGTGAAAATGCTTTTTGTTGGACGTTTGGTTGTTAA
- a CDS encoding multiheme c-type cytochrome: MKSTTKMIALLVMGTVLAGVLLFMTYQYVVGPQGLSMSMPALSVVSTGENKACVECHQKDNPGIIQQYHNSEHSGRGVQCLDCHQAVKGQESLTEEHYKVALIAKPTPNNCAQCHETEVKEFEDSNHSARSWYAVQGSQNFTPEELANYHLLDANGNPLNGGKANPVFNLIGQDASAQSCEVCHGIGEKNSDGSFGDCTKCHLRHTFDIAQARKPETCGQCHLGPDHPQAEIYNESAHGTYYQANQSKYNMDAPSGTLTVEDFPAPTCATCHMSAFGSVEGTHDVGQRLKWSLAPEIASVRKDGEVHQQTMNAVCLNCHTQPFIDDVTGKAEKTIALTNENVQKGKSIIQDLRAAGLLGTKSFADPMDFEYFELWHHEGRRARFGAVMGGADYVNWHGIYEQEKALVELQSAADDLKAKAKP; this comes from the coding sequence ATGAAGTCAACAACAAAAATGATTGCTCTTTTGGTGATGGGCACGGTCCTGGCAGGTGTCTTATTATTTATGACCTATCAATATGTTGTGGGACCGCAAGGATTAAGCATGAGTATGCCGGCCTTGAGTGTGGTATCCACCGGCGAGAACAAAGCCTGTGTTGAGTGCCATCAAAAAGACAATCCCGGAATTATCCAGCAATATCATAACAGCGAGCACTCCGGCCGTGGCGTCCAATGTCTGGACTGTCATCAAGCAGTGAAGGGACAGGAATCCTTGACAGAGGAGCATTATAAGGTAGCCCTTATCGCTAAACCAACCCCCAATAATTGTGCTCAGTGTCATGAGACAGAAGTCAAGGAGTTTGAGGACAGCAATCATTCGGCAAGGTCATGGTATGCTGTTCAAGGATCCCAAAATTTCACCCCAGAGGAACTGGCTAACTATCATTTGCTTGATGCCAACGGCAACCCCCTCAATGGAGGGAAAGCTAATCCAGTCTTCAATCTGATTGGTCAGGATGCCAGTGCTCAGTCCTGTGAAGTGTGTCATGGGATTGGGGAAAAGAACAGTGACGGCAGTTTCGGAGACTGCACAAAATGTCACTTAAGACATACCTTTGATATAGCACAAGCGCGTAAGCCGGAAACCTGCGGTCAATGCCACTTGGGTCCGGATCATCCTCAGGCTGAAATCTACAATGAGTCAGCCCATGGCACTTACTACCAGGCAAACCAGTCTAAATACAATATGGATGCTCCCTCAGGAACCTTAACCGTGGAAGATTTTCCGGCCCCGACCTGTGCTACCTGTCATATGTCGGCTTTCGGGAGTGTTGAAGGAACCCACGATGTCGGCCAGCGCCTGAAATGGTCCCTGGCACCTGAGATTGCTTCCGTTCGCAAAGATGGAGAGGTTCATCAGCAAACCATGAATGCCGTCTGCCTGAATTGCCACACTCAGCCGTTTATTGATGACGTGACCGGCAAAGCAGAAAAAACCATTGCCCTTACCAACGAAAATGTCCAGAAAGGGAAGTCCATCATCCAAGACCTGCGTGCTGCGGGTTTACTGGGTACCAAATCCTTTGCAGATCCAATGGATTTTGAGTATTTTGAGTTATGGCATCACGAAGGACGAAGAGCGCGGTTTGGAGCGGTTATGGGCGGAGCAGACTACGTAAACTGGCATGGTATTTATGAACAGGAAAAAGCACTCGTAGAGCTGCAATCTGCCGCCGATGACCTGAAAGCGAAAGCAAAGCCCTAG